One region of Armigeres subalbatus isolate Guangzhou_Male chromosome 3, GZ_Asu_2, whole genome shotgun sequence genomic DNA includes:
- the LOC134226020 gene encoding glutamate--cysteine ligase, whose protein sequence is MGLLSEGSPLSWEETKALAQHVREHGIEQFINLYARLKDRQGDVLKWGDEVEYIIVRFDDEKKETQVSLRAREMLAVLNEKEHADPTGVKSLWRPEYGAYMIEGTPGKPYGGLLAHFNVVEANMRYRRLEVAELLPPGEHVMSITNFPRLGALNFTYPPAKPTPEDESCAARSLFFPDEAIYPGHPRFKTLTRNIRQRRGEKVSINLPVFKDKNTVIPVEGSLPDKPDYVHMDAMGFGMGCCCLQLTFQACNIAEARTLYDQLTPMCPIMLALTAASPAYRGYLTDVDCRWNVISASVDCRTKEEKGEVPLKNDRFRIYKSRYDSIDSYLSPAGEKYNDMPLVLDEKLYNRLREGDIDHLLAQHIAHLFIRDSVSLFSEKVHQNDKEDTDHFENIQSTNWQTMRFKPPPPNSSIGWRVEFRPCEAQLTDFENAAIVCFIVLLTRVILSYQLDFLIPISKVDENMQNSQKRGAVLTEKFWFKKNITGSTVANGTGQVNQEVNNHHPEQDTTDNDEMSEEYELMTIDQIISGKGQFPGLVPLINSYLGSMDVDADTHCTIQQYLRLIQKRASGELLTTASWIRKEITGHEEYKQDSVVSERICYDLLKKAKDIQDGIRPCPELLGSNINSKTTDNIPPAIEKHLTKRC, encoded by the exons ATGGGACTGCTGAGCGAAGGAAGTCCGCTAAGCTGGGAGGAAACGAAAGCCTTGGCGCAACATGTACGCGAACATGGCATCGAACAGTTTATCAATTTGTACGCCCGGCTCAAGGATCGGCAGGGCGATGTGCTCAAGTGGGGCGATGAGGTGGAATATATCATCGTGCGGTTCGATGATGAGAAAAAGGAAACGCAGGTGTCCCTGCGGGCCCGTGAAATGCTGGCCGTGCTAAACGAGAAGGAACACGCTGATCCGACAG GTGTTAAATCGCTCTGGCGACCGGAGTACGGTGCGTACATGATTGAAGGTACACCCGGCAAACCCTATGGCGGCCTGCTAGCGCACTTCAACGTGGTAGAGGCCAACATGCGCTACCGTCGTTTGGAAGTGGCTGAACTTTTGCCACCAGGTGAACACGTTATGTCGATCACCAACTTCCCTCGATTGGGAGCCCTCAATTTCACCTATCCGCCCGCAAAGCCAACACCCGAGGATGAATCCTGCGCTGCACGGTCGCTCTTCTTCCCTGATGAGGCCATATATCCGGGGCATCCACGCTTCAAGACTCTAACACGCAACATCCGTCAGCGACGGGGTGAAAAGGTTTCCATCAATCTACCTGTATTTAAGGATAAGAATACAGTGATTCCTGTCGAAGGTAGTCTACCAGACAAACCCGATTACGTTCACATGGACGCTATGGGCTTCGGTATGGGCTGTTGCTGTTTGCAGTTGACGTTCCAAGCCTGCAACATCGCCGAAGCACGAACGTTGTATGATCAGCTTACTCCGATGTGTCCGATCATGCTTGCCTTAACTGCCGCCAGTCCAGCATATCGAGGATACCTGACTGACGTTGACTGTCGTTGGAATGTCATCTCTGCTTCAGTGGACTGTCGAACCAAGGAGGAAAAAGGAGAAGTTCCACTCAAGAATGATCGTTTCCGCATCTACAAATCTCGCTACGATTCCATTGATTCCTATCTCTCTCCGGCTGGTGAAAA GTACAACGATATGCCTCTAGTATTGGATGAAAAATTGTATAACAGACTTCGCGAGGGTGACATCGATCATCTTTTGGCGCAGCACATTGCTCATCTGTTCATTCGCGACTCGGTGTCTCTATTCAGCGAGAAAGTCCATCAGAATGATAAGGAAGATACCGACCATTTCGAGAACATTCAATCGACCAACTGGCAAACGATGCGCTTTAAACCTCCGCCACCGAACTCCTCAATCGGATGGCGTGTGGAGTTCCGACCATGTGAAGCTCAGCTGACCGATTTTGAAAATGCAGCCATCGTTTGCTTCATAGTTTTACTTACTAGAGTGATCTTGTCGTACCAGCTGGATTTCCTGATCCCAATTAGCAAGGTGGACGAAAATATGCAAAACTCGCAAAAACGTGGAGCCGTGTTGACGGAGAAATTCTGGtttaagaaaaatatcactGGATCCACTGTTGCTAATGGTACTGGTCAGGTTAACCAAGAAGTTAATAATCACCACCCGGAGCAAGACACAACTGATAACGATGAAATGAGTGAGGAGTATGAATTAATGACTATCGATCAGATCATCAGCGGCAAGGGACAATTTCCGGGGCTGGTACCTCTGATCAACAGCTATTTAGGATCAATGGATGTGGATGCTGATACGCACTGCACTATTCAACAATATCTCAGGTTGATTCAAAAGCGAGCATCCGGTGAGCTTTTAACGACAGCATCCTGGATACGGAAGGAAATAACCGGCCATGAAGAGTACAA GCAAGATTCGGTGGTCAGCGAACGCATCTGTTACGACTTGCTGAAGAAAGCTAAGGACATTCAGGATGGCATCCGGCCCTGCCCGGAGCTGCTAGGAAGCAACATCAATTCGAAGACTACCGACAACATTCCGCCAGCGATCGAGAAACATCTAACCAAACGATGCTAA